A genomic region of Pseudomonadota bacterium contains the following coding sequences:
- the glgC gene encoding glucose-1-phosphate adenylyltransferase, whose protein sequence is MGPQPNVLAVVLAGGEGTRLLPLTAHRAKPAVPFGGSFRIIDFVLSNFVNSGIHRIKVLTQYKSDSLLSHISRGWRLSAMVDHYVEPVPAQQRLGKDWFKGSADALYQSFNVVAEEAPDFVCVFGGDHIYRMDVRQMLGFHLAKQADLTIAAVPMRVSEAHAFGVIEIDEDWRMCGFAEKPAHPKPIPGRPDWALVSMGNYIFSPGVLRTALEEDAAREDSAHDFGRDIVPMLFPRARTYVYNFLDNAIPGVEEDERGYWKDVGTLESYCQANADLVAIKPVLNLYNRRWPIHSTARPGPPAKFVFADESSERMGIATDSLVSPGCIISGGRIDRTILFPGVRINSFAHVEQSVLMDDVHVGRHCRVRRTIVDKHVEIPARTMIGYDLESDRRRGLHVSDEGIVVVPKGFRFS, encoded by the coding sequence ATGGGCCCTCAGCCCAACGTGCTGGCGGTGGTGCTGGCCGGCGGCGAGGGCACGCGGCTACTGCCGCTGACCGCGCACCGCGCCAAGCCCGCGGTGCCCTTTGGCGGCAGCTTTCGCATCATCGACTTCGTCCTGAGCAACTTCGTCAACTCCGGCATCCACCGCATCAAGGTGCTGACGCAGTACAAGAGCGACTCGCTGCTGAGCCATATCTCTCGCGGCTGGCGGCTGTCGGCGATGGTCGATCACTACGTCGAGCCGGTGCCGGCGCAGCAGCGGTTGGGCAAGGATTGGTTCAAGGGCTCGGCCGACGCCCTCTACCAGAGCTTCAACGTCGTCGCCGAGGAGGCGCCAGATTTCGTCTGCGTCTTTGGCGGCGACCACATCTACCGCATGGACGTGCGCCAGATGCTCGGCTTTCACCTGGCCAAGCAGGCCGACCTGACCATCGCGGCGGTGCCGATGCGAGTCAGCGAGGCCCACGCCTTTGGCGTGATCGAGATCGACGAGGACTGGCGAATGTGTGGCTTCGCCGAGAAGCCCGCCCATCCCAAGCCGATTCCCGGCCGTCCCGACTGGGCCCTCGTGTCGATGGGCAACTACATCTTCAGCCCGGGGGTGCTACGCACGGCGCTCGAGGAGGATGCGGCGCGCGAGGACTCGGCCCACGACTTCGGCCGCGATATCGTGCCGATGCTCTTTCCGCGCGCCCGCACCTACGTCTACAACTTCCTCGACAACGCGATCCCCGGCGTCGAGGAGGATGAGCGCGGCTACTGGAAGGACGTCGGCACGCTCGAGTCGTATTGCCAGGCCAACGCCGATCTGGTCGCCATCAAGCCCGTGCTCAACCTCTACAACCGGCGCTGGCCGATCCACTCGACCGCGCGCCCGGGACCGCCCGCCAAGTTCGTCTTCGCCGACGAGAGCAGCGAGCGCATGGGCATCGCCACGGATTCGCTGGTCTCGCCCGGCTGTATCATCAGCGGCGGTCGGATCGACCGAACGATTCTCTTTCCCGGCGTGCGTATCAACAGCTTCGCGCACGTTGAGCAGTCGGTGCTGATGGACGACGTCCATGTCGGTCGGCACTGCCGCGTGCGGCGCACGATCGTCGACAAGCACGTCGAGATCCCGGCACGCACGATGATCGGTTACGACCTCGAGAGCGACCGGCGCCGCGGACTCCACGTCAGCGACGAAGGGATCGTCGTCGTCCCCAAGGGCTTCCGCTTCAGCTGA
- a CDS encoding serine/threonine protein kinase — protein MAALEQKYRIIDKLDSGGMAEIYRAEAELIQGMKKKVAIKRILPHLTKNEKFVAMFLDEARLSLHLDHANIVHVFDIGRAGSTYFLVMEYVEGVNLRVFGRTLRERNRPIRMAEAIFITMEICKGLAYAHEMLSPEDGRPLNIVHRDVSPPNILLSRNGEVKLVDFGLAKAASQVEQTDPGVVKGKFSYLSPEAASGIEVDHRADIFAAGIILFELLTGRRLFFGESDYQTVELVRRAYVPSLLQLDPRIPEELDVVAQRALARDREARYQSANEMHDALAQLLFQHGLKVTSQDIAKLVRRCRGDQPRQTTSQDTRTRGVINNLIRDEIAKFTSLESVGADAMGARPLSPDDLANESAALMPRDFVDPRGWTNEFGALGSVPPSSTPLASGDDALPEVFSLEQALEGTADAASQPPQPLPGPWRRVAVAVLVFAALGALTTYLLRWLGVLGHGAG, from the coding sequence ATGGCTGCCCTGGAACAGAAATACCGCATCATCGACAAGCTCGACAGCGGCGGCATGGCCGAGATCTATCGTGCCGAAGCCGAGCTGATTCAGGGCATGAAGAAGAAGGTTGCGATCAAGCGCATCCTTCCGCACCTCACCAAGAACGAGAAATTCGTCGCGATGTTCCTCGACGAGGCGCGGCTCAGCCTGCACCTCGATCACGCCAACATCGTCCACGTCTTCGACATCGGCCGCGCCGGCAGCACCTACTTCCTCGTGATGGAGTACGTCGAGGGCGTCAATCTGCGCGTCTTCGGGCGCACCCTGCGCGAGCGCAATCGCCCGATTCGCATGGCCGAGGCGATCTTCATCACGATGGAGATCTGCAAGGGCCTGGCCTATGCCCACGAGATGCTGAGCCCGGAGGACGGCCGTCCGCTGAACATCGTCCACCGCGACGTCAGCCCGCCCAACATCCTCCTCTCGCGTAACGGCGAGGTGAAGCTCGTCGACTTCGGCCTCGCCAAGGCGGCGAGCCAGGTCGAGCAAACGGACCCCGGCGTGGTAAAGGGCAAGTTCTCCTACCTCTCGCCGGAGGCGGCCAGCGGCATCGAGGTCGATCACCGCGCCGACATCTTCGCCGCGGGCATCATCCTCTTCGAGCTGCTGACGGGCCGCCGGTTGTTCTTCGGTGAGTCCGACTACCAGACGGTCGAGCTGGTCCGACGAGCCTATGTGCCGTCGCTGCTGCAGCTCGACCCGCGCATCCCCGAGGAGCTCGACGTCGTGGCCCAGCGCGCCCTCGCGCGCGACCGCGAGGCCCGCTACCAAAGCGCCAACGAGATGCATGATGCGCTGGCCCAGCTGCTCTTCCAGCACGGTCTGAAGGTCACCAGCCAGGACATCGCCAAGCTGGTGCGGCGCTGCCGCGGCGACCAGCCACGTCAGACGACGAGCCAGGACACGCGCACGCGCGGCGTGATCAACAATCTCATCCGCGACGAGATCGCGAAGTTCACGTCGCTGGAGAGCGTGGGCGCAGATGCGATGGGCGCGCGACCCCTGTCGCCCGACGATCTCGCCAACGAGAGCGCCGCGCTGATGCCCCGCGATTTCGTCGACCCGCGCGGTTGGACGAACGAGTTCGGCGCGCTCGGCAGCGTTCCCCCGAGCTCCACGCCGCTCGCCTCAGGCGACGACGCGCTGCCCGAGGTCTTCTCGCTCGAGCAGGCGCTCGAGGGGACAGCGGACGCCGCGTCGCAACCACCCCAGCCACTGCCCGGGCCCTGGCGCCGCGTCGCCGTCGCGGTGCTGGTTTTTGCCGCGCTCGGCGCCCTGACGACCTACCTGCTGCGCTGGCTCGGGGTCCTGGGGCACGGGGCCGGGTAG
- a CDS encoding TraR/DksA C4-type zinc finger protein — MLNDQQTAQLKEVLVTAERRVLQSAQSALELTREGPTDGGRDSIDQSNTEELVSTALRLRDREQKLLNKIREALGRLAEGIVDECEMCGGAIAFRRLLVRPVTTLCIDCKERSEEDERRSASTEDASSAAGPGGGGDDWPES; from the coding sequence ATGCTCAACGATCAACAAACCGCGCAGCTGAAAGAAGTGCTCGTCACTGCTGAGCGCCGGGTGCTGCAGAGCGCGCAGAGCGCGCTCGAGTTGACGCGAGAGGGTCCGACCGACGGGGGCCGCGACTCGATTGACCAATCCAACACCGAGGAGTTGGTCTCGACCGCTTTGCGGCTGCGCGATCGGGAGCAGAAGCTGCTGAACAAAATACGCGAAGCGCTCGGCCGACTGGCCGAGGGCATCGTCGACGAGTGTGAGATGTGCGGTGGAGCGATCGCCTTCCGCCGCCTGCTCGTGCGCCCCGTCACCACGCTCTGCATCGACTGCAAGGAGCGCAGTGAGGAGGACGAGCGTCGGTCCGCCTCCACCGAGGACGCCTCGTCCGCCGCTGGTCCCGGCGGCGGCGGCGACGACTGGCCGGAGTCCTGA
- a CDS encoding porin, with translation MITVRSSTSKQRVPSGRWRRAVARHTRAPLLIAACAVALLPRAASAEETAAKSWYDSISYRAFVDAYYSVNYRFPKPDDNSVGMVRAFDQDNGFALSWAGLDLSTPTEPVGGTVSLRFGPTANRFALADAGLDFGLEFLKQAFVSWKPLARLTLDFGKFGTPFGAEVSEAQDNFNYTRGVLNWAGQPFFHTGLRATLTLSEQLTATLIAVNGWDRTLDNNTMKTFGLQLAYTTQPVSVVLGYMVGPEQDDAVRETDAETGAVSVREDSEANGRLRHFVDAIVTARPSEKLTFLLNGDLGAETFASSGGDDTSLWYGASLGVQYRPTATVAGALRGEYFGDPDGIRLGVADQNIVTGTLTLDYLPSPYLVLRLDNRLDWADQGIFASGTSAGKDTQFTTTLGVIVKSS, from the coding sequence ATGATTACGGTACGGTCTTCGACGAGCAAGCAACGAGTGCCGAGTGGGCGCTGGCGACGAGCGGTGGCGCGGCACACGAGGGCGCCGCTGCTGATTGCGGCCTGTGCGGTGGCGCTGCTGCCGCGCGCTGCCAGCGCCGAGGAGACCGCGGCCAAGTCCTGGTACGACAGCATCAGCTACCGCGCCTTCGTCGATGCCTACTACTCAGTGAACTATCGTTTCCCCAAGCCCGATGACAACTCGGTGGGGATGGTCCGCGCCTTCGACCAAGACAATGGCTTCGCGCTGTCTTGGGCAGGTCTCGATCTGAGCACGCCGACGGAGCCGGTGGGCGGCACGGTCAGCCTGCGCTTCGGACCGACGGCAAACCGCTTCGCGCTGGCAGATGCGGGCCTCGACTTCGGGCTCGAGTTCCTCAAGCAGGCCTTCGTCAGCTGGAAGCCGCTGGCGCGCCTGACGCTCGACTTCGGCAAGTTCGGCACCCCCTTCGGAGCCGAGGTCTCCGAGGCACAGGACAACTTCAACTACACCCGCGGGGTGCTCAACTGGGCCGGCCAGCCCTTCTTTCATACCGGCCTGCGCGCGACGCTGACGCTGAGCGAGCAGCTGACCGCCACGCTGATCGCGGTGAATGGTTGGGACCGCACCCTCGACAACAACACGATGAAGACCTTCGGCCTGCAGCTCGCCTACACGACGCAGCCGGTCAGCGTGGTGCTGGGCTACATGGTCGGCCCGGAGCAGGACGACGCCGTCAGGGAAACGGACGCCGAGACCGGCGCCGTGTCGGTGCGCGAGGACAGCGAGGCGAACGGCCGCCTACGGCACTTTGTCGATGCCATCGTCACGGCGCGACCGAGTGAAAAGCTCACTTTCCTCCTCAACGGCGATCTCGGCGCCGAGACCTTCGCGAGCAGCGGCGGCGACGACACCTCGCTCTGGTACGGGGCGAGTCTCGGCGTGCAGTATCGCCCGACGGCGACCGTGGCCGGCGCCTTGCGCGGCGAGTACTTTGGCGACCCCGACGGCATTCGCCTCGGCGTGGCGGACCAGAACATCGTCACCGGCACCCTGACCCTCGACTATCTGCCCTCGCCCTACCTGGTCTTGCGCCTCGACAACCGCCTGGACTGGGCCGACCAGGGCATCTTTGCCAGCGGGACGAGCGCCGGCAAGGATACGCAGTTCACGACGACGCTCGGTGTGATCGTCAAGTCGAGTTGA